In Apodemus sylvaticus chromosome 8, mApoSyl1.1, whole genome shotgun sequence, one genomic interval encodes:
- the LOC127690821 gene encoding ral guanine nucleotide dissociation stimulator-like, with protein sequence MFSCCLRTTQGSGHKKNNKEGHGSVWRHRVHSCLHHFWPFYRKKAKKDKGKNGSASEDQRESCTVSCMSADTLKKLVNHLVPSLQSGDPFFVPAFLSTYRRFATTLQVLNLLFKRYEYFCPNSEEDEQVKTTLCSFLDTWMDKNPEDFCQTSDTLPLQYLKTYLSMNMPDSDLNIRVNRLMVQLQKEQTNVSQAKVEEDSDLGSNTSSYSELEEHQPTGKTAILEPESTCAPELESTKTATGSVTHEDLLPDVSAAVQPSH encoded by the exons ATGTTCTCTTGCTGTCTTCGAACTACTCAAGGCTCAggacacaagaaaaacaacaaggaAGGCCATGGTAGTGTCTGGAGGCACAGGGTTCATTCTTGCCTTCATCACTTCTGGCCATTttacagaaagaaagcaaaaaaagacAAG GGTAAGAATGGATCTGCCTCAGAAGACCAGAGGGAGAGCTGTACAGTGTCATGCATGAGTGCAGACACATTGAAAAAGCTGGTGAACCACTTGGTGCCTTCCCTACAGAGTGGGGACCCCTTCTTtgtccctgcctttctctccacATACAGAAGGTTTGCCACCACCCTGCAGGTACTGAATCTGCTGTTCAAGCG CTATGAATACTTCTGCCCTAATTCTGAAGAGGATGAGCAAGTAAAGACCACACTCTGTAGCTTCCTGGACACCTGGATGGACAAGAACCCTGAGGACTTCTGTCAGACCTCAGACACGCTCCCTCTACAATACTTGAAGACCTACTTGAGTATGAATATGCCAGATTCGGATCTTAATATTCGTGTCAATAGGCTCATGGTTCAGTTGCAGAAAGAACAGACCAACGTTTCACAGGCCAAAGTTGAGGAAGACTCAGATCTGGGGAGCAATACATCCTCATATTCAGAGCTTGAAGAGCACCAACCAACAGGGAAAACAGCCATTCTGGAGCCAGAATCAACTTGTGCACCAGAGCTGGAGAGCACAAAAACCGCCACAGGTTCTGTGACCCATGAGGACTTGCTACCAGATGTGTCAGCAGCAGTCCAGCCATCTCACTGA